A region from the Sphaerodactylus townsendi isolate TG3544 linkage group LG01, MPM_Stown_v2.3, whole genome shotgun sequence genome encodes:
- the EIF2B4 gene encoding translation initiation factor eIF-2B subunit delta, whose protein sequence is MATERSSCEAGERVQPLSGAERNQIPGAELSREEKLQLRKEKKQQKKKQRRQEEPPQQGAPLAQPAPGSAPLQPPPGTAPTPAMAVDKAAGGKSKAELRAERRAKQEADRATKAKKGEQSPAALPAKPRLIPSEAQQVVKRLPEHVQVDDPAALKKLAKKLERQQVPLRPDYGAKVSLFSHLHQYSRKVLLTQQMSIPASAIHPAVVRLGLQYSQGIINGSNARCISLLHVFKQVIADYNTPANEELSRDLVNKLKPYISFLNQCRPLSASMGNAIKFLKKEISGLPGSMREEEAKGVLQDAIDKYVREKIVLAAAAISKSAFEKISDGDVILIYGCSSLVSRTLCDAHAKGRAFRVVVVDSRPRLEGRETLHRLVKQGIRCSYVLINAISYVLPEVSKVLLGAHALLANGSVMSQMGTSQIALLSKAHNVPVLVCCETYKFCDRVQTDSFVSNELDDPDDLIVPHRGRIPLAGWQDSKSLRLLNLVYDVTPMELVDLVITDIGMIPCTSVPVVLRVKNVEQ, encoded by the exons ATGGCGACGGAGCGCAGCAGCTGCGAGGCCGGGGAGCGCGTACAGCCACTCTCGGGCGCCGAGCGGAACCAG ATACCCGGCGCGGAACTCTCCCGcgaggagaagctgcagctccGCAAGGAGAAGAAACAGCAGAAAAAGAAGCAGCGCCGCCAGGAGGAGCCGCCGCAGCAAGGAGCCCCCCTCGCTCAACCTGCACCGGGCAGTGCGCCCCTGCAGCCGCCCCCAG GAACGGCGCCGACCCCCGCAATGGCCGTTGACAAGGCAGCCGGGGGCAAAAGCAAGGCCGAGCTGCGGGCGGAGCGGCGGGCCAAGCAGGAGGCCGACCGAGCCACGAAGGCCAAGAAAGGAGAGCAGAGCCCGGCGGCCTTGCCGGCCAAGCCTCGCCTCATTCCCAGCGAGGCCCAGCAAG TGGTGAAGCGGCTCCCCGAACACGTGCAAGTCGATGACCCGGCTGCGCTCAAGAAACTGGCCAAGAAGCTGGAGCGTCAGCAG GTGCCTTTGAGACCGGACTACGGTGCCAAAGTCAGCCTCTTCTCTCATCTGCACCAGTACAGCCGCAAAGTGTTGTTAACACAGCAGATGAG CATTCCTGCGTCTGCCATCCATCCAGCAGTGGTGCGTCTTGGCCTCCAGTATTCCCAGGGCATCATCAATGGCTCCAATGCCCGTTGCATTTCTCTGTTGCATGTCTTCAAGCAG GTCATTGCAGACTACAACACCCCTGCCAATGAGGAACTCTCACGGGACCTTGTGAACAAGCTGAAGCCCTATATCAG TTTTCTGAACCAGTGCCGGCCCCTCTCGGCCAGTATGGGCAATGCCATCAAGTTCCTCAAAAAGGAGATCTCAGGGTTGCCTGGAAGCATGCGAGAGGAGGAG GCTAAGGGGGTACTACAAGACGCCATTGACAAATACGTGCGGGAGAAGATTGTTTTGGCCGCTGCAGCCATCTCCAAGTCTGCCTTTGAAAAGATCAGCGACGGGGATGTCATCCTGATATATGGATG CTCCTCCCTGGTGAGCCGCACGCTCTGTGATGCCCATGCCAAAGGACGTGCCTTTCGCGTGGTGGTGGTAGACAGTCGGCCGCGGCTGGAGGGCCGGGAAACTCTGCATCGGCTGGTGAAGCAGGGCATCCGCTGCAGTTATGTGCTGATCAACGCCATTTCCTACGTGTTGCCTGAG GTCTCCAAGGTGCTGCTGGGAGCTCATGCGCTCTTAGCCAATGGCTCTGTGATGTCACAGATGGGCACGTCGCAAATAGCGCTGCTTTCCAAGGCCCATAATGTGCCAGTCCTGGTCTGCTGTGAGACTTACAAGTTCTGTGACCGTGTCCAGACTGACTCCTTTGTTTCCAATGAACTCG ATGACCCCGACGACCTGATAGTGCCGCACCGAGGGAGGATCCCACTGGCCGGCTGGCAAGACAGCAAGTCATTGCGCCTCCTCAATCTGGTCTATGACGTGACCCCGATGGAGCTGGTGGATCTGGTGATCACAGACATAGGGATGATCCCTTGCACCTCTGTCCCTGTTGTGCTTCGGGTCAAGAACGTGGAGCAATAa